Proteins encoded in a region of the Streptomyces sp. PCS3-D2 genome:
- a CDS encoding DUF1206 domain-containing protein yields the protein MTSQAASRGARSASRGGTLREVAARCGLVTRGVLYVLIGILAVRIAFGGDGGREADRHGALQELADKPFGSVLIWAVGIGLVCMMLWRLSEAVFGASGPDGDKPTKRLASAGRCVFYAVTAFSVLVFAAGGGGRSGDEQSRDITAKALGLPLGQWLVGAAGLAVAGAGVVIAVQAARRRFRRHLAMEGSWEGSRKAVGFLGVTGGLARGAVFTAAGGFVVYAALRYDPGQAKGTDDTMRSFAGTPVGPWLLVVVAVGLMLFGAFSWAMARWREV from the coding sequence ATGACCAGCCAGGCGGCGAGCAGAGGTGCCCGGTCCGCGTCGCGCGGCGGCACCCTCCGGGAGGTCGCGGCACGCTGCGGCCTGGTGACGCGCGGAGTGCTGTACGTACTGATCGGGATCCTGGCCGTCCGCATCGCCTTCGGCGGGGACGGCGGCCGGGAGGCCGACCGGCATGGCGCCCTCCAGGAACTCGCGGACAAGCCCTTCGGCTCCGTCCTGATCTGGGCCGTCGGCATCGGTCTCGTCTGCATGATGCTGTGGCGGCTGTCGGAGGCCGTGTTCGGCGCGTCCGGGCCGGACGGCGACAAGCCGACGAAACGGCTCGCTTCGGCGGGCCGGTGCGTGTTCTACGCGGTGACGGCCTTCTCCGTCCTCGTGTTCGCCGCGGGCGGCGGCGGGCGTTCCGGTGATGAGCAGTCCCGTGACATCACCGCGAAGGCGCTGGGTCTGCCCCTCGGCCAGTGGCTGGTGGGTGCCGCGGGGCTCGCCGTCGCCGGCGCCGGCGTGGTCATCGCGGTACAGGCGGCGCGGCGCCGCTTCCGCAGGCACCTCGCCATGGAGGGGTCGTGGGAGGGGTCGCGCAAGGCGGTCGGCTTCCTCGGGGTGACCGGCGGGCTGGCCCGCGGGGCCGTGTTCACGGCGGCCGGCGGCTTCGTCGTGTACGCGGCCCTGCGCTACGACCCGGGACAGGCGAAGGGAACGGACGACACCATGAGGTCGTTCGCCGGGACTCCGGTGGGACCGTGGCTGCTGGTCGTGGTGGCCGTCGGGCTGATGCTGTTCGGGGCGTTCTCCTGGGCGATGGCCCGGTGGCGCGAGGTGTGA
- a CDS encoding SRPBCC family protein, whose protein sequence is MSHVEEYVEVNVPVRTAYNQWTQFEDFPAFMEGVERVDQRSDTLTHWVTNVGGVRREFDAQITEQLPDRRVAWMTVDGEPRQAGLVTFQPVDATTTKVVLHMNWVPDGVAEAAADKLGFVKRQVTGDLKRFKLFIESRGIETGAWRGEV, encoded by the coding sequence ATGTCGCACGTCGAGGAGTATGTCGAGGTCAACGTGCCGGTACGCACGGCCTACAACCAGTGGACGCAGTTCGAGGACTTTCCCGCCTTCATGGAGGGGGTCGAGCGCGTCGACCAGCGCAGTGACACGCTCACCCACTGGGTGACGAACGTGGGTGGCGTCCGGCGCGAGTTCGACGCGCAGATCACCGAGCAGCTCCCAGACCGGCGCGTGGCGTGGATGACGGTCGATGGTGAGCCCCGCCAGGCCGGGCTCGTCACCTTCCAGCCGGTCGACGCGACCACCACCAAGGTCGTGCTGCACATGAACTGGGTGCCCGACGGCGTGGCCGAGGCCGCGGCCGACAAGCTCGGCTTCGTCAAGCGTCAGGTCACCGGGGATCTGAAGCGTTTCAAGCTGTTCATCGAGTCCCGCGGGATCGAGACGGGCGCCTGGCGCGGCGAGGTCTGA
- a CDS encoding DUF4230 domain-containing protein, producing the protein METSSDRPGGTRHPVWGRIVVGVAVVVVLIVLVERFSLVPGFGGLFGHDTRDRSGPALLKSVQDMDRYEGAVGNFQVVVDLEEDAPFLPDAIRGTRTLYVGAGTVSGYVDMGGLDARSVTVNEDRTAATIRLPHAVLGPATLDPNRSYAVSKQRGLLDRIGDLFSDNPAGEQAVQKLAAQHIDEAARTAGLAERTEKNTTSMLEGLLGSLGFRDVVIAYG; encoded by the coding sequence ATGGAAACCTCTTCGGATCGGCCGGGCGGCACGCGGCACCCGGTGTGGGGGCGGATCGTCGTCGGCGTGGCGGTGGTCGTGGTGCTGATCGTGCTCGTGGAGCGCTTCAGCCTGGTTCCGGGGTTCGGCGGCCTCTTCGGCCACGACACCCGGGACCGGTCGGGTCCGGCACTGCTCAAGTCGGTCCAGGACATGGACCGTTACGAGGGGGCCGTCGGCAACTTCCAGGTGGTCGTGGACCTGGAGGAGGACGCGCCCTTCCTGCCGGACGCGATCCGCGGGACCCGCACCCTGTACGTGGGCGCGGGCACGGTCAGCGGCTACGTCGACATGGGCGGGCTGGACGCGCGCAGCGTCACCGTGAACGAGGACCGCACCGCGGCCACGATCCGGCTGCCGCACGCCGTACTCGGCCCCGCGACCCTCGACCCGAACCGCTCGTACGCGGTGTCGAAGCAGCGGGGCCTGCTGGACCGGATCGGCGACCTGTTCTCCGACAACCCGGCCGGTGAGCAGGCCGTGCAGAAGCTCGCCGCACAGCACATCGACGAGGCGGCCCGCACGGCGGGCCTGGCCGAGCGGACCGAGAAGAACACGACGTCGATGCTGGAGGGGCTGCTCGGTTCCCTCGGCTTCCGCGACGTGGTGATCGCCTACGGCTGA
- a CDS encoding ATP-binding protein, with translation MSVGLPAAGQRRRLALAGVRGSVAKGRDFTRQALRDWGWYGTETAEDTLLLVSELLTNASLHADGCHELVLTAGKVLRIEVCDGSTTLPHPDPSTRRGVPGGHGLHIVERLSDRWGADAHPGGKAVWAEIEAARLVSGRPTGH, from the coding sequence GTGAGTGTCGGCCTACCCGCCGCGGGGCAGCGCCGCCGACTCGCCCTGGCGGGCGTCCGCGGCTCCGTCGCCAAGGGGCGTGACTTCACGCGACAGGCCCTGCGCGACTGGGGCTGGTACGGGACCGAGACCGCCGAGGACACCCTGCTCCTCGTGTCCGAGCTGCTGACGAACGCGTCACTGCACGCCGACGGCTGTCACGAGCTCGTCCTCACGGCCGGGAAGGTGCTGCGCATCGAGGTGTGCGACGGCTCGACGACGCTCCCCCACCCCGATCCCTCGACCCGGCGCGGCGTACCGGGCGGTCACGGCCTCCACATAGTGGAGCGGCTGTCCGATCGATGGGGTGCGGACGCGCACCCGGGCGGCAAGGCCGTCTGGGCCGAGATCGAAGCCGCCCGGCTGGTGTCCGGCAGGCCCACCGGCCACTAG